The Streptomyces sp. NBC_00224 genome has a window encoding:
- a CDS encoding aldehyde dehydrogenase produces the protein MTADVTHLISRNPADPADVLVRIPAPGARAAADAVERARAVQPGWLLGGAAARSAALGAAAGAVEAAADELAALAVREVGKPLTEARAEVARTVAIWRYYAQAPYEPVGAVHEPAAGSGLLLTRRRPHGVAGLITPWNFPFAIPSWKAAPALAVGNTVVLKPAPEATACAQRLAEILQHALPAGVFTVLPGGATEGDALVRCADVVSFTGSTGVGRAVARAATERGIAVQAEMGGLNAAIVLPDADIARSAAHIAAAIAGYAGQKCTATSRVIAVGAALDPLREALAEALRALPVGDPASADTVCGPLISERARDRVGEASRGLDVLAGGTAPRHPGWYTAPTLVEKVSPAHPLLREEVFGPIAALLPADDLAHAVRITNSVPYGLVTSVHTADLDTALHGFDRLDTGMIRVNAPSTGVDFHLPFGGTKESSHGPREQGRAALEFYTSSRTYTLSPSRAM, from the coding sequence GTGACCGCTGACGTCACTCACCTCATCTCCCGCAACCCGGCCGACCCCGCCGACGTCCTCGTCCGGATCCCGGCTCCCGGGGCACGTGCCGCCGCCGACGCCGTGGAGCGGGCCCGTGCGGTCCAGCCGGGATGGCTGCTCGGCGGGGCGGCCGCGCGTTCGGCCGCGCTCGGCGCCGCCGCCGGCGCGGTCGAGGCCGCGGCGGACGAACTGGCGGCGCTCGCCGTGCGCGAGGTGGGCAAGCCGCTCACCGAGGCCCGGGCCGAGGTCGCCCGTACCGTCGCCATCTGGCGGTACTACGCCCAGGCCCCCTACGAACCCGTCGGCGCGGTCCACGAACCCGCCGCCGGATCCGGGCTGCTGCTCACCCGCCGCAGGCCGCACGGCGTCGCCGGGCTCATCACCCCGTGGAACTTCCCCTTCGCCATCCCGAGTTGGAAGGCCGCCCCCGCGCTCGCCGTGGGCAACACGGTGGTGCTCAAGCCCGCGCCCGAAGCCACGGCCTGTGCCCAGCGCCTGGCCGAGATCCTCCAACACGCCCTTCCGGCCGGGGTGTTCACGGTGCTGCCCGGTGGGGCCACTGAAGGAGACGCGCTCGTCCGCTGCGCCGATGTCGTCTCGTTCACCGGCTCGACCGGCGTCGGCCGGGCGGTGGCGCGTGCCGCCACCGAGAGGGGCATCGCGGTCCAGGCGGAGATGGGCGGCCTGAACGCCGCGATCGTCCTGCCGGACGCCGACATCGCGCGGTCCGCCGCCCACATAGCCGCCGCCATCGCCGGATACGCGGGCCAGAAGTGCACCGCCACCAGCCGTGTCATCGCCGTCGGCGCTGCCCTCGACCCGCTGCGCGAGGCCCTCGCCGAAGCGCTCCGGGCGCTCCCGGTCGGCGACCCGGCCTCGGCGGACACCGTATGCGGGCCGCTCATCAGCGAGCGCGCCCGCGACCGGGTGGGCGAGGCCTCCCGCGGCCTGGACGTGCTCGCGGGCGGGACCGCGCCCCGGCACCCCGGCTGGTACACCGCCCCCACCCTGGTGGAAAAGGTCTCCCCGGCCCATCCCCTGCTGCGCGAGGAGGTCTTCGGCCCCATCGCCGCCCTGCTGCCCGCCGACGACCTCGCCCACGCGGTACGGATCACCAACTCGGTCCCGTACGGCCTGGTCACCTCGGTGCACACCGCCGACCTGGACACCGCCTTGCACGGATTCGACCGGCTCGACACCGGGATGATCCGCGTCAACGCCCCCTCCACCGGCGTCGACTTCCACCTCCCGTTCGGCGGCACCAAGGAATCCAGCCACGGGCCGCGTGAACAGGGCCGGGCCGCCCTGGAGTTCTACACCTCCAGCCGCACCTACACCCTGTCGCCCTCACGAGCGATGTGA
- a CDS encoding M6 family metalloprotease domain-containing protein has translation MSAPSLRPRPLATAAVALTMCLAGSSAASAAPRPHPAAPAACALPGRTGWTDEGHDTDRTQFQPSTGTHRVLTLFVDFPDAPETGSTAPYAAQLAPAAQWMRAASYGRSRLALTPLRRWIRMPAASTSYDFARGITFEAHEKYVRDAVTAADPYADFSRYDMVYIVPTKAATAVPFSPTYLYDPATAGITADGTRVKWGVTFGQDMWRWGPKVADHETAHTFGLPDLYSFTGDTHQYVGGWDVMGNIAGAAPQYLGWHSWKLGWIRDDQVACLAAPGQRTVRLTPVERPGGTKIAVLRTGGTTAYVAESRRAEGNDTAACSTGVLVYKVDSAAATGEGPVRIAPTHPTTVPTGCTALDLAARTAGQSFTDPDTGARIDVLAGGPAGDTVRISKG, from the coding sequence ATGTCCGCCCCCTCGCTCCGACCGCGCCCCCTCGCCACCGCTGCCGTCGCCCTCACCATGTGCCTGGCCGGGAGCAGCGCGGCGAGCGCCGCACCCCGGCCGCACCCGGCCGCCCCCGCCGCCTGTGCGCTGCCCGGCCGGACGGGCTGGACCGACGAGGGCCACGACACCGACCGCACCCAGTTCCAGCCGTCCACCGGCACCCACCGCGTCCTCACCCTGTTCGTCGACTTCCCCGACGCACCGGAGACCGGCTCCACCGCGCCCTACGCGGCCCAACTCGCCCCGGCCGCCCAGTGGATGCGAGCGGCGAGCTACGGCCGCTCCCGTCTCGCCCTCACCCCACTGCGCCGCTGGATACGGATGCCCGCCGCCTCCACCTCGTACGACTTCGCGCGCGGCATCACCTTCGAGGCGCACGAGAAGTACGTACGCGACGCGGTCACCGCAGCCGACCCCTACGCCGACTTCTCGCGCTACGACATGGTGTACATCGTCCCCACCAAGGCGGCGACGGCCGTCCCCTTCTCCCCGACCTACCTCTACGACCCGGCCACCGCGGGCATCACGGCGGACGGCACCCGGGTGAAGTGGGGTGTCACCTTCGGCCAGGACATGTGGCGCTGGGGCCCCAAGGTCGCCGACCACGAGACCGCCCACACCTTCGGTCTCCCGGACCTGTACTCCTTCACCGGGGACACCCATCAGTACGTCGGCGGCTGGGACGTCATGGGCAACATCGCCGGGGCCGCCCCCCAGTACCTCGGCTGGCACTCCTGGAAACTCGGCTGGATCCGTGACGACCAGGTCGCCTGCCTGGCCGCACCGGGGCAGCGCACCGTGCGCCTCACCCCGGTGGAACGCCCCGGCGGCACGAAGATCGCCGTCCTGCGCACCGGCGGGACGACCGCGTACGTGGCGGAGTCGCGCCGCGCCGAGGGCAACGACACGGCCGCCTGCTCCACCGGCGTCCTCGTCTACAAGGTCGACTCGGCCGCCGCGACCGGCGAGGGCCCGGTCCGGATCGCCCCGACGCACCCCACCACCGTGCCCACCGGCTGCACCGCCCTGGACCTGGCGGCCCGGACCGCAGGACAGAGCTTCACCGACCCCGACACCGGCGCCCGCATCGACGTCCTCGCGGGCGGTCCGGCGGGGGACACGGTACGGATCAGCAAGGGGTGA
- a CDS encoding alpha/beta fold hydrolase, with amino-acid sequence MNPAYATVDHVFTVPLDHAAPHGPTLQVFAREVVDRARAGERLPWLLYLQGGPGGKSPRPSAGSPGWLDHALKTHRVLLLDQRGTGRSTPVTGRTAAKFPSPAAFADHLAHFRADAIVADAELIRRRLCGDEPWETLGQSYGGFLTLTYLSQAPEGLRACYVAGGLPGLAATADDVYARTYPRVRDRVLDFYARYPDDAARLREIADLLSATDVRLPDGDRLTPRRLRALGLALGMGDGHERIHWLLDEALDAEGELTDTFLHQMMSMTGFTGNPLFAVLQETLYGQGASATGWAAARALGDFPEFADDADPFLLTGEMIYPWMFQEIAALRPFAGAADLLARRTDWPPLYDMDRLAANEVPLAAIVYHDDMYVDAGLSLRTAREVGACRVWVTNEWEHDGLTASGGRVLARLMDLAAGRA; translated from the coding sequence ATGAACCCGGCGTACGCAACCGTCGACCACGTCTTCACCGTCCCCCTCGACCACGCGGCCCCGCACGGCCCGACCCTCCAGGTCTTCGCCCGCGAGGTCGTCGACCGCGCCCGGGCGGGCGAGCGACTGCCCTGGCTCCTGTATCTCCAGGGCGGCCCGGGCGGCAAGTCGCCCCGCCCGTCCGCCGGTTCGCCCGGGTGGCTGGACCACGCCCTGAAGACCCACCGGGTGCTCCTGCTCGACCAGCGCGGCACCGGCCGCTCCACTCCCGTAACGGGTCGGACGGCCGCGAAGTTCCCGTCCCCGGCCGCCTTCGCGGACCACCTGGCCCACTTCCGCGCCGACGCGATCGTCGCCGACGCCGAGCTGATCCGGCGCCGCCTGTGCGGCGACGAACCCTGGGAGACCCTCGGCCAGAGCTACGGCGGCTTCCTCACCCTCACCTATCTGTCGCAGGCCCCCGAGGGGCTGCGCGCCTGCTACGTCGCCGGTGGACTGCCGGGTCTCGCGGCCACCGCCGACGACGTGTACGCCCGCACCTACCCCCGGGTGCGCGATCGCGTCCTCGACTTCTACGCCCGCTACCCCGACGACGCCGCCCGTCTGCGCGAGATCGCGGACCTCCTCTCGGCCACCGACGTACGGCTGCCCGACGGGGACCGGCTCACCCCCCGTCGCCTGCGCGCCCTCGGCCTCGCCCTCGGCATGGGCGACGGCCACGAGCGGATCCACTGGCTGCTCGACGAAGCCCTGGACGCGGAGGGGGAGTTGACCGACACGTTCCTCCACCAGATGATGAGCATGACCGGCTTCACCGGCAACCCCCTCTTCGCCGTTCTGCAGGAGACCCTCTACGGCCAGGGCGCCTCGGCCACCGGCTGGGCCGCCGCCCGTGCCCTCGGCGACTTCCCCGAATTCGCCGACGACGCCGACCCGTTCCTCCTCACCGGCGAGATGATCTACCCCTGGATGTTCCAGGAGATCGCGGCCCTGCGTCCCTTCGCCGGGGCCGCGGACCTGCTGGCCCGACGCACCGACTGGCCGCCGCTGTACGACATGGACCGCCTCGCCGCCAACGAGGTCCCGCTCGCCGCGATCGTCTACCACGACGACATGTACGTGGACGCGGGGCTCTCACTGCGCACCGCGCGCGAGGTCGGAGCCTGCCGCGTCTGGGTCACCAACGAGTGGGAGCACGACGGGCTCACCGCCTCGGGCGGCCGGGTCCTCGCCCGCCTGATGGACCTGGCCGCCGGCCGCGCCTGA
- a CDS encoding Gmad2 immunoglobulin-like domain-containing protein — MTNRMDQPRALDLVGNPIHVGGVATGFEAALEYRISDGHHQVTGTFSVGGGTGEHGQFHLAVDVGHASFQVDRLLVQVFEASARDGSEINAVTVPVIYGPRIVPGYYGYREHKVVKGDTLSAIAKSYYGDASLYSRIVRANPAQISDPDKIVPGQVLRVPIGS, encoded by the coding sequence ATGACCAACCGCATGGACCAACCGCGCGCCCTCGATCTGGTCGGCAACCCGATCCACGTCGGCGGGGTCGCCACCGGATTCGAGGCCGCCCTGGAGTACCGCATCAGTGACGGCCACCACCAGGTGACCGGCACGTTCAGCGTGGGAGGCGGCACCGGTGAGCACGGGCAGTTCCATCTCGCCGTCGACGTCGGCCACGCGTCCTTCCAGGTCGACCGACTGCTCGTCCAGGTCTTCGAAGCGAGCGCCAGGGACGGCAGCGAGATCAACGCCGTCACCGTTCCGGTCATCTACGGGCCGCGCATCGTGCCCGGTTACTACGGCTACCGCGAGCACAAGGTGGTGAAGGGCGACACGCTGTCGGCCATCGCCAAGTCGTACTACGGCGACGCCTCCCTCTACTCGCGCATCGTGCGGGCCAACCCGGCACAGATCTCCGACCCCGACAAGATCGTGCCCGGACAGGTCCTCCGCGTCCCGATCGGGTCATAA
- a CDS encoding CHAT domain-containing protein, whose product MTLEDAGATGAGSGGAGRVAENGAAENGPGEPEALGAVQGHLKTIADTGDPSSILGRDVAADVARLEEQFPGNRTMGGVLALGWVEWHRARASAGEVAQFHETFAVLCLLPAFLAGEAYVPSASLPQELLPKLAEAAMQPAIRMLQDAGDKATLDPATRAAWAWMRIVGHLPVGPASAGALANLSVALRLSGERGGGAENLDRAVDTARHAVTTMADDEPQRPAAMGIMATALWSRYEYTAAPEDLDAAVEAARACARAGHSEDPLHPNGVQLAAQLLHLRYERSRSLGDLDESINWMRRLVAATVPEDPLLARLLAMLGEWLAIRAARTQDTRVMDEAAETARRAAAAAPDDDAQAQLAVAGVWHTLFEHTGDPTALKTARDLAVRHARALSPESAGRARHLANASLTALSAHAHTGIRDDLDVAVELGETALAAAPAGHADRDMALRALGGALAHRFQSDGHLEDLDRALALSRELHDAPGAGHAPSLDLSNLSLMYRARFLRSGEPADIARAIEAAESAAVHAADPRHRARARQQLALCLVRRSSAEGRPDDLDEAVELGRAALADTPRDHPDWVTIIANNALAFLTRYEHSGALEDIDACLASVRDASSRLEPGHPAHPQLLNNEGYALLTRYHRTRSAAELDAAIDSTRSAAELMAPVDPRLPGCLSNLCLALRDRFDLTAAPADLDEAIAVGRRAVAATASGNPARATHLNNLGYSLLARAFQDPTDTAVRDEAARAFREVLDILPAGAPSRTYPLVNLGQLLVLTAATDQEAEPAESAAVSAFTEAWELTGTAPLRRLSAVRAAARLLSHRQPARAAELLEAAVDVLPALTPRMLARTDQQSLLGTCFELAADAAALVLTAGDEPTTPPPAADPAASRALRLTEAGRGVMLGQALDTRGEVTDLRRRLPELATRFLAIRERLNAAYADDAPGVWASAEPWYPATEARRDLAARFSAVLDEIRSRPGFDRFLLPMELPDLLAQAAYGPVVVFAVSGHGSHALLIRPDAVTALPLPGLDRDTVRQRAQDFTAALRWAPSPTPARSEPALHTLNSTLEWLWDVAAEPVLTALGLTSPPPPGHRAPRVWWSPGGLLGLLPLHAAGYHRGATGSSGATVMDRVVSSYTPTLRALRHARRPLPPRSPHRALVVTMPLTPGAPPLPHTAEEEGYVRTHTPDPLVLTARRRSHPDASTQETAPSMREDVMSAMGDCSLVHFACHAVSDPVDPSRSRLLLQDAPLTVSGLAALDLDHAGLAFLSACSTASTGVPHLADEFVNLATAFQLAGFRGVVATLWPVYDSHASELARLFYTALGSPSGLTPDRAARALHDAVRHLRDRMPDRPDTWAAHLHSGA is encoded by the coding sequence ATGACACTCGAAGACGCAGGAGCAACCGGGGCGGGCAGCGGAGGGGCGGGCCGGGTGGCGGAGAACGGGGCGGCGGAGAACGGGCCGGGCGAGCCGGAAGCGCTCGGCGCGGTACAGGGGCACCTCAAGACGATCGCCGACACGGGAGATCCGTCCTCGATCCTCGGCCGGGACGTGGCGGCCGACGTGGCACGTCTGGAGGAGCAGTTCCCCGGGAACCGGACGATGGGCGGCGTCCTCGCCCTGGGGTGGGTGGAATGGCACCGTGCGCGGGCCTCCGCGGGCGAGGTCGCGCAGTTCCATGAGACGTTCGCTGTGCTGTGCCTCCTGCCCGCCTTCCTCGCCGGAGAGGCATACGTGCCCAGTGCGTCGCTGCCCCAGGAGTTGCTCCCGAAGCTGGCAGAGGCCGCGATGCAGCCGGCTATACGGATGCTTCAGGACGCCGGTGACAAGGCGACCCTGGATCCGGCCACCAGGGCCGCCTGGGCCTGGATGCGTATCGTCGGCCACCTCCCGGTGGGCCCCGCGAGCGCGGGCGCACTCGCCAATCTGAGCGTTGCCCTAAGGCTGTCGGGCGAGCGGGGCGGTGGCGCCGAAAACCTCGACCGGGCCGTCGACACCGCCCGCCACGCCGTCACGACGATGGCCGACGACGAACCGCAGCGGCCGGCGGCGATGGGCATCATGGCGACCGCCCTGTGGTCCCGGTACGAGTACACGGCCGCCCCGGAGGACCTGGACGCGGCAGTGGAGGCCGCACGCGCCTGTGCACGCGCCGGCCACTCCGAGGACCCCCTGCACCCGAACGGCGTGCAACTCGCCGCACAGCTCCTGCACTTGCGCTACGAGCGGTCGCGGTCACTCGGCGATCTGGACGAGTCGATCAACTGGATGCGCCGGCTGGTCGCGGCGACCGTCCCCGAAGATCCTCTGCTCGCCCGGCTGCTGGCCATGCTGGGCGAGTGGCTCGCCATCCGCGCGGCGCGGACCCAGGACACCCGGGTCATGGACGAGGCCGCCGAGACCGCGCGACGCGCCGCCGCCGCGGCGCCGGACGACGACGCGCAGGCCCAGCTCGCCGTCGCGGGGGTCTGGCACACGCTCTTCGAGCACACCGGGGATCCGACGGCTCTCAAGACGGCGAGGGATCTCGCGGTACGGCACGCCCGCGCGCTGTCCCCCGAGTCCGCCGGGCGGGCCCGCCACCTGGCCAACGCCTCCCTCACCGCGCTCTCCGCCCATGCGCACACCGGTATTCGCGACGACCTCGACGTCGCCGTCGAACTGGGCGAGACGGCGCTCGCCGCGGCGCCCGCCGGACACGCCGACCGGGACATGGCGCTGCGCGCCCTCGGCGGCGCGCTCGCCCATCGCTTCCAGAGCGACGGACACCTCGAAGACCTCGACCGCGCGCTCGCTCTCAGCCGTGAGCTCCATGACGCGCCGGGCGCCGGGCACGCTCCCTCCCTCGATCTGTCCAACCTGAGCCTCATGTACCGCGCCCGCTTCCTGCGCTCGGGTGAGCCCGCCGACATCGCCCGGGCGATCGAGGCCGCCGAGTCGGCCGCCGTACACGCCGCCGACCCGCGTCACCGTGCCCGGGCCCGGCAGCAGCTCGCGCTCTGCCTCGTCAGGCGTTCATCCGCCGAGGGCCGCCCGGACGATCTGGACGAGGCCGTCGAACTGGGCCGCGCGGCCCTCGCCGACACTCCGCGCGACCATCCCGACTGGGTGACGATCATCGCGAACAACGCGCTGGCGTTCCTCACCCGGTACGAGCACAGCGGCGCACTGGAGGACATCGACGCGTGCCTCGCCTCGGTACGCGACGCGAGCAGCCGACTGGAGCCCGGCCATCCCGCCCACCCCCAACTGCTCAACAACGAGGGGTACGCGCTGCTGACCCGGTACCACCGCACCCGGTCGGCCGCCGAGCTCGACGCGGCCATCGACAGCACCCGGAGCGCCGCGGAACTGATGGCACCCGTCGACCCCCGGCTGCCCGGATGCCTGTCCAATCTGTGCCTGGCGCTGCGCGACCGCTTCGACCTCACGGCCGCACCGGCCGACCTGGACGAGGCGATCGCCGTCGGCCGCCGAGCCGTCGCGGCGACTGCCTCAGGCAATCCGGCGCGTGCCACCCACCTCAACAACCTCGGCTACAGTCTGCTGGCCCGGGCCTTCCAGGACCCCACGGACACCGCCGTACGCGACGAAGCCGCCCGCGCCTTCCGCGAAGTCCTGGACATCCTTCCGGCAGGCGCTCCCTCACGGACCTATCCGCTCGTCAACCTCGGGCAGTTGCTCGTCCTGACCGCTGCCACGGACCAGGAAGCGGAACCCGCCGAGTCGGCGGCCGTCAGCGCGTTCACCGAGGCCTGGGAGCTGACCGGGACCGCGCCCCTGCGCCGCCTCAGCGCCGTACGCGCCGCCGCACGCCTGCTGTCCCACCGGCAGCCGGCCCGGGCGGCGGAGCTGCTGGAGGCGGCCGTGGACGTTCTGCCCGCGCTCACCCCGCGCATGCTGGCCCGTACCGATCAGCAGAGTCTGCTCGGCACCTGCTTCGAACTCGCCGCCGACGCCGCCGCGCTCGTCCTCACCGCGGGCGACGAACCGACGACGCCTCCCCCGGCCGCCGACCCGGCCGCGTCCAGGGCTCTGCGGCTGACGGAGGCGGGGCGCGGCGTCATGCTCGGCCAGGCACTCGACACCCGGGGCGAGGTCACCGACCTGCGCCGCCGACTGCCCGAACTCGCCACGCGCTTCCTCGCGATACGCGAACGGCTCAACGCGGCCTACGCGGACGACGCCCCCGGCGTATGGGCGTCCGCCGAGCCCTGGTACCCGGCCACGGAAGCCCGCCGCGACCTCGCCGCGCGGTTCTCCGCCGTCCTGGACGAGATCAGGTCCCGGCCCGGCTTCGACCGGTTCCTGCTGCCGATGGAGCTGCCGGACCTGCTGGCCCAGGCCGCGTACGGGCCGGTGGTGGTCTTCGCCGTGAGCGGCCACGGCAGCCACGCCCTGCTGATCCGCCCCGACGCCGTCACCGCGCTGCCCCTGCCCGGCCTGGACCGGGACACCGTGAGGCAGAGGGCTCAGGACTTCACCGCGGCGCTGAGGTGGGCGCCGAGTCCCACTCCCGCCCGCAGCGAACCGGCCCTGCACACCCTCAACTCCACCCTGGAGTGGCTGTGGGACGTCGCGGCGGAGCCCGTCCTGACCGCGCTCGGTCTCACCTCTCCCCCGCCTCCGGGACACCGGGCTCCCCGCGTGTGGTGGAGCCCCGGCGGGTTGCTCGGCCTGCTCCCGCTGCACGCCGCCGGATACCACCGGGGCGCCACGGGCAGTTCAGGGGCGACCGTCATGGACCGCGTGGTCTCCTCCTACACGCCGACCCTGCGCGCACTGCGCCATGCCCGCCGTCCCCTGCCCCCGCGCTCCCCGCACCGCGCGCTCGTCGTCACGATGCCGCTCACCCCCGGCGCCCCTCCGCTGCCGCACACGGCCGAGGAGGAGGGGTACGTACGCACCCATACGCCGGATCCGCTGGTGCTCACCGCGCGGCGGCGCAGCCACCCGGACGCCTCGACGCAGGAAACCGCCCCGAGCATGCGCGAGGACGTGATGTCGGCGATGGGCGACTGCTCCCTGGTCCATTTCGCCTGTCACGCCGTCAGCGACCCCGTCGACCCGTCCCGCAGCCGTCTCCTGCTGCAGGACGCCCCGCTCACGGTGAGTGGCCTGGCCGCCCTGGACCTCGACCATGCCGGGCTGGCCTTCCTCTCCGCGTGCAGCACCGCCTCCACGGGCGTGCCGCACCTGGCCGACGAGTTCGTCAACCTCGCCACCGCGTTCCAACTCGCGGGCTTCCGCGGTGTGGTGGCCACGCTCTGGCCCGTGTACGACAGCCACGCGTCCGAACTCGCCCGGCTGTTCTACACGGCCCTGGGCAGCCCGTCCGGCCTCACTCCCGACCGGGCCGCCCGGGCACTGCACGACGCGGTCCGCCACCTGCGCGACCGTATGCCCGACCGCCCCGACACGTGGGCGGCCCATCTGCATTCCGGCGCGTAG